The Teredinibacter sp. KSP-S5-2 genome includes a window with the following:
- a CDS encoding NAD(P)-dependent oxidoreductase, with amino-acid sequence MQLIDAYKPVVLVTGATGFIGRYLCKLLRSRYPQSRIIGLGKSPSTQASDNAKTKILDEFHSVDLCDMHSSMETLSVVPEPDYVFHLAGAFGNIDLVDLWRLNLGLTINLFSCMSKVGFYKSKIIVAGSAAEYDYKKTGVYDESDPIGGQSGYGKSKAAASMAALFLSAQYGLSTTIARPFNVIGLGMSDKLVLGKLSNQILSGCKEIRLGRLDSIRDFIDVEDVAEAFIQIAINGSTGTAYNVCTGKGITIGCLAEKVVDISRSRVPILSDVGPTPTGDSDKAVGDNSKLFNELGWTPKISLVDSIQKILRV; translated from the coding sequence ATGCAGTTAATTGATGCGTACAAACCTGTAGTACTAGTTACAGGGGCTACCGGTTTCATTGGGCGTTATTTATGCAAACTGCTTCGATCCAGGTACCCACAATCTCGCATAATCGGGCTTGGGAAATCTCCTTCTACCCAAGCTTCTGATAATGCAAAAACTAAGATATTAGATGAGTTTCATAGCGTTGATTTATGCGATATGCATTCCTCGATGGAAACCCTTTCCGTAGTGCCAGAACCAGATTATGTTTTTCATTTGGCGGGAGCGTTTGGAAATATAGATTTAGTTGACCTCTGGAGATTGAACTTAGGTCTGACAATTAACCTGTTTAGTTGCATGTCTAAAGTTGGCTTTTACAAATCGAAAATTATTGTGGCGGGGTCAGCTGCGGAATATGATTACAAAAAAACGGGAGTATATGATGAATCCGATCCAATAGGTGGTCAGTCGGGATATGGTAAATCTAAAGCGGCTGCTTCTATGGCAGCTTTGTTTTTATCGGCTCAGTATGGATTATCTACCACAATAGCTAGGCCTTTTAATGTAATTGGTTTAGGTATGTCCGATAAGCTTGTATTGGGTAAGCTTTCTAATCAGATACTTAGTGGTTGTAAAGAAATTAGGTTAGGCCGGTTAGACTCAATTCGAGATTTTATAGATGTTGAAGATGTTGCTGAAGCGTTTATACAAATTGCAATTAACGGGTCAACTGGTACGGCATATAATGTTTGCACAGGAAAAGGGATTACAATAGGATGTCTTGCTGAGAAAGTCGTAGATATATCACGTTCTAGAGTTCCAATTTTGTCAGATGTAGGTCCTACCCCCACTGGGGATTCGGATAAGGCCGTTGGTGATAATTCAAAGCTGTTTAATGAGTTAGGCTGGACTCCAAAAATCAGTTTGGTGGATTCAATTCAAAAAATACTACGTGTGTAG
- a CDS encoding sugar phosphate nucleotidyltransferase yields the protein MKDISQEMEAVLLAGGKGTRLRPLTLTFPKPLVPLGHKPIIEVLLNKLKNSGIFDVTISTGYLPELIKAVCGNGDKFGLNIQYSHEQQPLGTAGPIGLMEFSTEHIIVMNGDLLTTMSFKNISDHHLQEGADVTIGVYQREVKIDFGVVDMDENSNFIGFQEKPVFNYDVSMGVNILSKRARDMIVPNERLDMPDLIMKVHNAGGKVSCYREDCYWLDIGRMDDYAQAQEDFENNEHRFLCS from the coding sequence ATGAAAGATATCTCGCAAGAAATGGAGGCTGTGCTATTGGCTGGTGGGAAAGGCACGCGATTACGTCCATTGACGTTAACTTTCCCCAAGCCTCTTGTACCCTTGGGGCATAAGCCTATTATCGAGGTCTTACTTAATAAGTTAAAAAACTCTGGAATATTCGATGTAACAATTTCTACGGGGTATCTGCCAGAATTAATTAAAGCCGTATGCGGCAATGGGGATAAATTTGGGTTGAATATCCAATATTCCCATGAACAGCAGCCGTTAGGAACCGCTGGCCCCATAGGTTTAATGGAATTTTCAACAGAACATATCATTGTAATGAATGGGGATTTGTTGACTACGATGAGCTTCAAGAACATCTCTGACCATCACCTCCAAGAAGGTGCCGACGTTACAATCGGTGTTTATCAAAGGGAAGTTAAGATCGACTTTGGTGTGGTTGATATGGACGAAAATAGTAACTTTATAGGTTTTCAAGAGAAGCCTGTATTTAATTATGATGTGAGTATGGGGGTGAATATACTCTCAAAGAGAGCGCGAGATATGATCGTTCCAAATGAACGGCTAGACATGCCTGATCTGATTATGAAGGTGCATAATGCAGGTGGGAAGGTGAGTTGTTATAGGGAAGATTGCTACTGGTTGGATATCGGCCGAATGGATGACTACGCTCAAGCTCAAGAAGACTTCGAGAATAATGAACACCGATTTTTATGCAGTTAA
- a CDS encoding SDR family NAD(P)-dependent oxidoreductase: protein MSKKVLVTGASGFIGSHLVEELVKNGHQVRAFVHYNSANSWGNLEHLPKSVLEQVEVILGDVADPFAVEKAVYGCQQVFHLAALIGIPYSYIAPSSYVTTNIVGTMNVLEAGRKYDVDRIVHTSTSETYGSAQYVPIDEKHPLVGQSPYSASKIAADKLAESYYLSFNSPVTIVRPFNTFGPRQSMRAIIPTIIAQALTRDSIELGSLDPIRDLTFAKDTANGFICAAKSELSLGKTINLGVGSGVSIGELVNLICSILEIAPNVLQDPNRVRPEKSEVSRLISNNSMAKELMGWEPKVSLEDGLLETVNFIRANIGQFKTSSYVV, encoded by the coding sequence ATGTCGAAGAAAGTGCTGGTGACTGGAGCATCGGGTTTTATTGGTAGCCATTTGGTTGAAGAACTTGTTAAAAATGGCCATCAAGTTCGAGCGTTTGTTCACTATAATTCAGCTAATAGCTGGGGAAACTTAGAGCATTTACCCAAGTCTGTCCTTGAGCAGGTTGAAGTTATTCTCGGTGACGTGGCGGATCCGTTCGCTGTGGAAAAGGCTGTATACGGCTGTCAACAGGTGTTTCATTTGGCTGCACTTATCGGGATTCCTTACTCATATATTGCTCCCTCATCGTATGTTACAACAAATATTGTTGGCACAATGAATGTTCTTGAGGCAGGTCGAAAGTATGATGTAGATCGCATTGTACATACATCGACGAGTGAAACATACGGATCTGCTCAATATGTTCCAATAGATGAAAAGCATCCGTTAGTTGGCCAGTCTCCCTATTCAGCTTCTAAAATTGCCGCGGATAAGCTAGCAGAAAGTTATTATCTTAGTTTTAATTCTCCGGTAACTATTGTGCGTCCTTTTAACACTTTTGGGCCTAGACAAAGTATGCGAGCAATCATTCCTACGATAATAGCTCAGGCGTTGACTCGAGATAGTATCGAGCTAGGAAGCTTAGACCCTATTCGAGATCTAACTTTTGCAAAAGATACTGCAAACGGTTTTATTTGTGCTGCAAAAAGTGAGCTCTCATTAGGCAAGACAATTAACTTGGGAGTAGGTTCTGGAGTAAGTATTGGGGAGCTGGTTAATCTTATATGTTCGATTCTAGAAATTGCCCCCAACGTATTACAAGATCCAAATAGGGTGAGGCCGGAGAAGAGTGAGGTTTCAAGACTAATTAGTAATAACAGTATGGCTAAAGAACTTATGGGCTGGGAGCCTAAGGTTTCCTTAGAAGATGGCTTATTGGAGACAGTTAATTTTATAAGAGCTAATATAGGTCAATTTAAAACTTCCTCATACGTTGTGTAG
- a CDS encoding GDP-L-fucose synthase yields the protein MKNKNVFVAGHGGMVGSAIVKRLQGLHGINLVLVSRTDLDLVNQRSVDDFFKKNAIEQVYLAAAKVGGIWANDTMPAQFIYENLQIASNVIHAAYQNNVSKLLFLGSSCIYPKLAPQPMSEDSLLSGKLEPTNEPYAIAKIAGIKLCESYCRQYGCDFRSVMPTNLYGPNDNFDLENSHVIPALLRKFHDAKVNNSESVTIWGSGSPKREFLHVDDMAAACIHVMNLSKEEYSQCTEEKVSHVNVGTGVDCSILELANKISKVVEYTGDIRFDSSKPDGAPRKLLKVDRLKNMGWESNILLDEGLRDTYQWFLSNMDSLRLK from the coding sequence ATGAAAAATAAAAATGTTTTTGTTGCTGGCCATGGTGGGATGGTCGGCTCAGCAATTGTCAAACGACTACAGGGCTTACATGGCATTAACCTTGTGCTAGTCTCTAGAACTGATCTGGATCTAGTTAATCAGCGCTCTGTAGATGATTTTTTTAAAAAAAATGCCATTGAACAGGTGTATTTGGCTGCTGCAAAAGTAGGTGGGATTTGGGCAAACGATACTATGCCTGCGCAATTTATTTATGAAAACTTGCAGATTGCTAGTAATGTTATCCACGCTGCTTATCAAAACAACGTATCAAAGTTGTTGTTTTTAGGTTCTTCTTGTATCTACCCTAAGCTTGCTCCTCAGCCAATGTCTGAGGATAGTTTATTATCTGGGAAACTAGAGCCAACTAATGAGCCATATGCTATTGCGAAAATAGCAGGCATTAAATTATGTGAGTCGTATTGCAGACAGTATGGTTGTGATTTTCGCTCTGTGATGCCGACAAATTTATATGGTCCCAACGATAATTTTGACTTAGAAAACTCACACGTAATTCCAGCTCTACTGCGTAAGTTTCACGATGCGAAGGTTAATAATAGTGAGTCAGTAACTATCTGGGGAAGCGGGAGTCCTAAACGTGAATTTCTCCATGTTGATGATATGGCTGCTGCTTGTATTCACGTGATGAATTTATCTAAGGAAGAATACTCTCAATGTACTGAGGAGAAAGTGTCACATGTAAATGTAGGGACAGGTGTAGACTGCTCAATATTGGAGCTGGCGAATAAAATCTCAAAAGTGGTTGAGTACACAGGCGATATTAGGTTTGATTCAAGTAAGCCTGATGGTGCTCCAAGAAAGTTGCTGAAGGTAGATAGGCTAAAGAACATGGGCTGGGAAAGTAATATTCTATTGGATGAAGGCCTGAGAGATACATATCAATGGTTTCTTTCAAATATGGATAGCTTAAGATTGAAGTAA
- the gmd gene encoding GDP-mannose 4,6-dehydratase, whose protein sequence is MTRRALITGITGQDGSYLAEFLLGKGYEVHGIKRRSSLFNTQRIDHLYEDPHDDPRLILHYGDLTDTSNLTRLMREVKPDEVYNLGAQSHVAVSFDAPEYTADVDALGTLRLLESIRFLGLEKKTRFYQASTSELYGLVQETPQKETTPFYPRSPYAVAKLYAYWITVNYREAYGVYACNGILFNHESPLRGETFVTRKITRGLANIAQGLEQTLYLGNMNALRDWGHAKDYIRMQWMMLQQDIPEDFVIATGVQTSVREFVQMAASNLGITIEFKGDGLEEIGVIAHVQGDSAPGVTVGDVIVRVDPRYFRPAEVETLLGDPSAAKSKLGWSPEVSVEDMCAEMVLSDLESAKQKALLRSHGYKVSVSRER, encoded by the coding sequence ATGACTAGAAGGGCGCTTATTACAGGTATAACTGGGCAGGATGGTTCTTATTTAGCAGAGTTCTTGTTAGGCAAAGGATATGAGGTACATGGAATTAAGAGACGGTCATCTTTGTTTAACACACAGAGAATCGACCATCTTTATGAGGATCCGCACGATGACCCGAGGTTGATACTTCACTATGGGGATTTAACAGATACATCTAATCTGACTCGTCTAATGAGGGAAGTTAAGCCAGATGAGGTGTATAATCTAGGCGCTCAAAGTCATGTTGCAGTGAGCTTCGATGCTCCCGAGTATACTGCAGATGTAGATGCATTGGGTACCTTAAGGCTGTTGGAGTCCATCCGGTTTTTAGGATTAGAGAAGAAAACAAGGTTTTATCAAGCGTCAACCTCAGAGCTCTATGGGCTTGTTCAGGAAACACCTCAAAAGGAAACTACTCCTTTCTACCCGAGATCCCCTTATGCTGTGGCAAAGCTCTATGCGTATTGGATTACTGTAAACTACCGTGAGGCGTATGGAGTTTATGCCTGTAACGGAATCCTGTTCAATCATGAATCTCCACTGAGAGGAGAGACATTTGTAACTAGAAAGATAACCAGAGGCTTGGCAAATATCGCGCAGGGCTTAGAGCAAACTTTGTACTTGGGCAACATGAATGCTTTGAGGGATTGGGGGCATGCTAAAGACTATATTCGTATGCAATGGATGATGTTGCAGCAAGATATCCCTGAGGACTTCGTGATTGCTACTGGGGTGCAAACTTCTGTAAGAGAGTTTGTTCAGATGGCTGCAAGTAATTTGGGAATTACTATCGAATTTAAGGGAGACGGGCTTGAGGAGATAGGAGTTATTGCACACGTGCAGGGCGATAGTGCTCCAGGGGTGACCGTAGGCGATGTAATTGTTCGTGTCGATCCTAGGTACTTTAGGCCTGCGGAAGTTGAAACCTTGCTAGGGGATCCATCTGCTGCGAAGTCAAAGCTAGGTTGGTCACCCGAAGTCTCTGTAGAGGATATGTGCGCAGAAATGGTGTTATCTGATTTGGAGAGCGCAAAACAGAAGGCGCTTCTTCGATCCCATGGGTATAAGGTGTCCGTCTCAAGAGAGCGATAA
- a CDS encoding glycosyltransferase family 4 protein, whose protein sequence is MNVLFLGHRTPPRHGAALVGDFVYALLVKFGYNVRCSNVSLSDEVADIGGFSIKKVLKIFVLSIGLIRSFYSASPDVVYLTPSVAGAAILRDFVLVFLIKALSFSGRSKPKVVCHIHMRPNLISSWLVQRMCKFVLNESRILVADKSLISDLKKLGVQEIQCSVIPYAVSPLLSEEKFERVLREKYKSADQPKNVLYMAHMLPSKGYRRALEIAKECLKARKDIVFHFAGAVDEVERAFFQNYIDTHSLSEYVRIHGRVDDDEKESLFSKAHAMILPSYSEAYPLTIPESLSAGVPVIGTNTGAIDSIIGKQFGRTIDQEDECAYVKDFAKSLLFIMDIWGLENSLVAREYYESNWTRSIFEARFQKFIKSV, encoded by the coding sequence ATGAATGTGCTATTTTTAGGTCATCGTACTCCTCCCAGGCATGGCGCGGCTCTTGTCGGTGATTTTGTATATGCGTTGTTGGTGAAGTTTGGCTATAACGTTCGATGTTCGAATGTTTCTTTATCTGATGAGGTTGCGGACATAGGTGGGTTTTCAATAAAAAAAGTACTTAAGATTTTTGTGCTTTCTATCGGTCTTATACGGAGCTTTTATTCAGCCTCCCCCGATGTGGTTTACTTAACCCCATCTGTAGCGGGAGCGGCGATATTAAGAGATTTCGTTTTGGTTTTCCTAATAAAAGCTTTATCTTTTTCTGGAAGATCTAAACCCAAGGTTGTATGCCACATTCATATGAGGCCGAACCTCATATCAAGTTGGCTTGTTCAACGAATGTGCAAATTTGTTCTAAATGAGTCTAGAATTCTTGTGGCCGATAAGTCTCTTATTTCGGATTTGAAAAAGCTCGGTGTACAAGAAATACAATGCTCAGTGATACCTTACGCTGTTTCCCCCTTGCTCAGTGAAGAAAAGTTTGAGCGTGTGTTAAGGGAAAAATATAAGTCAGCAGACCAACCCAAAAACGTGCTCTATATGGCCCATATGCTCCCGTCAAAGGGATATCGCAGAGCTCTTGAAATTGCGAAAGAATGCTTGAAAGCTAGAAAAGATATTGTTTTCCATTTTGCGGGTGCTGTTGATGAAGTAGAAAGAGCTTTTTTTCAAAATTATATTGATACTCATAGCCTCTCTGAATATGTCCGTATCCATGGTAGGGTTGATGATGATGAAAAGGAGTCACTTTTTTCTAAAGCACATGCAATGATATTACCTTCATATAGCGAAGCATATCCATTAACTATACCTGAATCCCTTTCGGCAGGTGTCCCAGTTATAGGAACTAATACAGGTGCAATTGATTCGATTATTGGAAAGCAGTTCGGAAGAACAATAGATCAAGAGGATGAATGTGCTTACGTCAAGGATTTTGCAAAGTCCTTATTGTTTATAATGGACATCTGGGGGCTGGAGAACTCCTTAGTTGCTAGAGAGTATTATGAAAGTAATTGGACGAGGTCTATTTTTGAGGCGCGATTCCAAAAGTTCATTAAATCAGTGTAG
- a CDS encoding WecB/TagA/CpsF family glycosyltransferase: MVINTINPHSYAVSKHDHEFQIALNESDILIPDGIGIVLAVRWLWRDRIDRITGYDLFIEMVSTLNGCGSGRVLFVGSTLDVLGAIQKKLSSDFSNITPYIYSPPYKESFNSDDIENIRNEIAKVRPDIVFYGLTAPKQEKMINAVGKVDGVKVMSGIGAVFDFYAGKVGRPADFWCALGIEWLVRLLGEPKRLWKRTLVSAPVFMFDLVREVFSKRVLER; the protein is encoded by the coding sequence ATGGTAATCAATACCATAAATCCTCATTCGTATGCTGTTTCGAAGCATGACCATGAATTTCAAATTGCATTAAATGAGAGTGATATCCTTATTCCCGATGGTATTGGGATTGTGCTAGCTGTGAGATGGTTGTGGCGTGATCGGATTGACCGTATAACAGGGTATGATTTATTTATTGAAATGGTTTCCACGCTGAACGGGTGTGGAAGTGGGAGAGTATTGTTTGTTGGTTCTACGCTTGATGTATTAGGGGCAATACAAAAAAAACTTTCCTCTGATTTTTCTAATATAACTCCTTACATATATTCGCCCCCTTACAAGGAATCCTTTAATAGCGATGATATTGAGAATATTCGAAATGAAATCGCAAAAGTTCGGCCTGATATAGTCTTCTACGGTTTGACAGCTCCAAAACAAGAAAAAATGATTAACGCTGTTGGTAAAGTAGATGGCGTTAAAGTTATGTCTGGAATTGGAGCTGTGTTTGATTTCTATGCTGGAAAGGTGGGAAGGCCGGCAGATTTTTGGTGTGCATTAGGTATTGAATGGCTCGTACGTTTGCTAGGAGAACCTAAAAGGCTATGGAAGCGAACTCTTGTTTCAGCCCCTGTCTTTATGTTTGATCTTGTCCGGGAAGTTTTTTCAAAAAGAGTGCTAGAACGATGA
- a CDS encoding FkbM family methyltransferase, with product MRKILAKRLLANSKLSVVDVGCAFGPSHKFNKVLEYVDFVGFDPFSDNSRLEWKGKEKLNSVRIVETALWREESRQPFYVTSKSACSSLLMPNESIVNELGMGKQFKIEKTLDVNTQRLDQVCSSYDFLKVDVQGGALEVLQGAEETLSSALVIEVESEFYELYKNQPKVGDVVAWLKERSFWLISFCDLKHLPASGGSFKSLAYGDLLFLNKKKLADGEINSLKKAMMLGIIVNSPELVLIAADRYREVHSDTPLDASVRFYLSWLAMKEKLIRYAKLL from the coding sequence ATGAGAAAAATTCTGGCGAAAAGGCTATTAGCTAATTCAAAGTTAAGCGTTGTGGATGTAGGTTGTGCTTTTGGTCCGTCTCACAAGTTTAATAAGGTACTTGAATATGTCGATTTTGTTGGGTTTGATCCGTTTTCAGATAACAGTAGGTTGGAGTGGAAAGGCAAAGAAAAGCTGAATTCCGTTAGAATTGTAGAAACAGCGTTGTGGCGAGAAGAGTCTAGACAGCCATTCTATGTAACCAGTAAGTCGGCCTGCTCGTCACTTCTAATGCCGAATGAGAGTATTGTTAATGAACTGGGTATGGGCAAGCAGTTTAAAATAGAAAAAACTCTGGATGTGAATACTCAGAGGCTAGATCAGGTTTGTAGTAGCTATGATTTCTTGAAAGTTGACGTGCAGGGTGGTGCGCTAGAAGTTTTACAAGGAGCAGAAGAGACTCTCTCTTCAGCTCTTGTTATTGAGGTGGAATCCGAATTTTATGAACTTTACAAGAATCAACCTAAAGTTGGAGATGTAGTGGCTTGGTTGAAAGAGCGTTCATTTTGGTTGATATCTTTTTGTGATTTAAAGCATTTGCCTGCTAGTGGTGGTAGTTTTAAGAGTTTGGCTTATGGTGATCTACTTTTTTTAAACAAAAAAAAGCTTGCTGACGGAGAAATTAATTCCCTGAAAAAGGCAATGATGTTGGGTATTATTGTTAATTCGCCAGAGCTGGTGTTAATTGCGGCAGATAGGTATAGAGAAGTTCATAGTGATACCCCCTTAGATGCTAGCGTTCGATTTTATTTAAGCTGGTTGGCGATGAAAGAAAAATTAATTAGATATGCTAAGTTGCTATAA
- a CDS encoding glycosyltransferase translates to MKNVSVIVRTKNEEEWVSLCLKGIKDQTTEREIEVVLVDNLSTDATVKKAVSAWPGLTYVEIDQYKPGDSLNRGIAKAKNEIIVCISAHCIPANKYWLEALCCELELEGVCGVYGRQIPLESTEKSDARDMWITFGLDRRVQIKDPFFHNANSAFYKSTWEELPFDAQLTNLEDRVWGKMQIDKGNRIIYTPEAVVFHHHGIHQNGNNKRCDGVVDVMMNLHSNDAEFNGFENPYKYQKSLIVVPISKRYGVVDKLGLEQAAPKLKEEKGFDILVLPDSDNVAEFAQSQGFYVPYTRKYTDPAVVPPLIDDLAKLLEHLESMNKFYDYIAVAEMIYPNRRVKLFTEMRNQLRKIGADSIVAAWPEKRPIMVESSTGLNQRYDDYKHSYMSRRPVYIGVPGLGVITKPQLIREGRLISEETAIFEVQSWSEIKEKKK, encoded by the coding sequence ATGAAGAACGTATCAGTTATTGTCAGAACAAAAAATGAAGAAGAGTGGGTATCTCTATGCCTTAAGGGGATTAAGGATCAAACTACAGAAAGAGAGATAGAGGTTGTTCTTGTCGATAATTTAAGTACGGATGCGACTGTGAAAAAGGCTGTTAGTGCGTGGCCTGGTTTAACTTATGTCGAAATCGATCAGTATAAGCCTGGAGATTCTTTAAATCGTGGTATCGCTAAGGCTAAAAATGAAATCATAGTCTGTATTTCTGCACACTGTATTCCTGCTAATAAATATTGGTTGGAAGCTCTGTGTTGCGAGCTGGAATTAGAGGGGGTTTGTGGGGTATATGGAAGACAGATTCCATTAGAGTCAACCGAAAAGAGTGACGCTAGAGATATGTGGATTACATTTGGATTGGATCGAAGGGTTCAAATCAAAGACCCATTTTTTCACAACGCTAATTCAGCCTTCTATAAATCTACATGGGAAGAATTGCCCTTTGATGCTCAGCTTACTAATCTTGAGGACAGGGTTTGGGGTAAAATGCAAATAGACAAGGGGAATAGAATTATTTATACCCCTGAGGCAGTTGTCTTTCATCATCATGGGATACATCAAAACGGAAACAATAAGAGATGTGACGGAGTTGTTGACGTAATGATGAATCTACACTCCAATGATGCTGAGTTTAATGGTTTTGAAAATCCTTACAAATATCAGAAGTCATTAATAGTTGTCCCTATATCAAAGAGATACGGTGTTGTTGATAAACTAGGTTTAGAGCAGGCCGCCCCAAAGTTGAAAGAGGAAAAGGGCTTCGACATTCTAGTGCTCCCTGATTCTGATAATGTTGCTGAATTCGCACAGAGTCAAGGGTTTTATGTGCCATATACCAGGAAGTACACCGATCCAGCAGTTGTTCCTCCGTTAATAGATGATTTAGCAAAATTACTTGAGCACTTGGAGTCAATGAACAAGTTTTACGACTATATTGCTGTTGCAGAGATGATCTATCCAAATAGGAGGGTTAAACTATTCACAGAAATGAGAAATCAGTTACGAAAAATCGGAGCCGATTCTATCGTGGCCGCTTGGCCGGAAAAAAGACCTATAATGGTTGAAAGTTCGACAGGGTTGAACCAGCGTTATGATGATTATAAGCATTCATACATGTCTAGGAGACCTGTGTATATAGGTGTTCCTGGATTGGGTGTAATTACTAAACCTCAATTGATCCGCGAAGGGCGCTTAATTTCTGAAGAGACAGCAATTTTTGAAGTTCAGAGTTGGTCAGAAATAAAAGAGAAGAAAAAGTAG
- a CDS encoding NAD(P)-dependent oxidoreductase, which yields MILITGAAGVCGEILQEEFPRARYTDASDFILLSSSSEKYVGDLSCKKFRKLVLGGVKILIHLAGASKTNSSWEDVYKNNIEVCSGLFLDAVSEGVEKIIFASSNHVVGQFELKNSPDIYFEDVGVSLKGLEQPCPDSYYGVSKSFGESLLSYLSFEFGIQSIGLRIGAVLPKSEDRDTAYAERYTKDTECPSSNRIRELEKRLSCLRVSNDRWRAGIRSLIESEWKGYVTKNWVGDGYSWMENEVNA from the coding sequence ATGATTCTCATTACGGGAGCCGCTGGGGTTTGCGGGGAAATTTTGCAAGAGGAGTTTCCCAGAGCTCGATATACTGACGCTTCAGATTTTATACTATTGTCCAGCAGTTCAGAGAAATATGTTGGGGATCTGTCTTGTAAGAAGTTTAGGAAGCTAGTTTTGGGGGGAGTAAAGATTCTTATTCATTTAGCTGGCGCGTCTAAAACCAACAGTAGTTGGGAAGATGTATATAAAAATAATATTGAGGTTTGTTCAGGGTTGTTTCTTGATGCGGTTTCTGAAGGAGTTGAGAAGATTATATTTGCAAGTTCGAACCATGTTGTAGGTCAATTTGAACTCAAGAATTCTCCTGATATCTACTTCGAAGATGTTGGTGTTTCGTTAAAAGGCCTGGAGCAGCCATGTCCAGACTCATATTATGGTGTGAGTAAGAGTTTTGGTGAATCTCTGCTGTCTTATCTGTCTTTTGAATTTGGAATCCAATCCATAGGCCTACGGATTGGTGCGGTGTTACCAAAAAGTGAAGACAGGGATACTGCGTATGCAGAGCGTTATACTAAAGATACTGAATGCCCTTCTTCAAATAGAATCAGAGAGTTGGAAAAAAGATTAAGTTGTTTAAGAGTTAGTAATGATCGCTGGAGGGCGGGCATTCGTAGTTTGATTGAGTCTGAATGGAAGGGTTATGTCACAAAAAACTGGGTTGGAGACGGATATTCATGGATGGAAAATGAGGTAAATGCATGA
- a CDS encoding UxaA family hydrolase has product MNVSLYSSPADARLFGYRRLHGGVGFRNLFLVVAVAPCVEGYLRKLTYSTTVKFISHREQCTSSPEFVSQLGGMLSSGNVMGLHLVSMGCESIEIDKLEGIALALGIDVQRSSVQSSGSVDQLIFGISKHIHSFERSIQKLEREAVEWGDVVLGINCGGSDYTNSIVSNPFLGRVVEAIINLGARVIASEPVELIGLESQIKEKCSNDKVFKKIFSKIQQEQEDLLLSGQLNSVMVEGNFSGGLTTIEEKAAGSYSKFSSSIIVDALSVERGYAEKVGNKPGVYFQLGTHQEPQVITLMSAAGAQGVLFSTGRGGVFNHPFCPVFSFCGNKETCKSMKGMFDFPVVFEDLHSTESLDRAIGMIAEWLSGIESISESNCLDSFDFYYKR; this is encoded by the coding sequence ATGAATGTGTCGCTATATAGTTCTCCCGCGGATGCGAGATTATTTGGGTATAGACGTTTGCATGGGGGAGTGGGGTTTAGAAATTTGTTTCTTGTTGTTGCCGTAGCTCCTTGTGTGGAAGGGTATCTAAGGAAGCTAACATATAGCACTACTGTCAAGTTTATCTCTCATAGGGAGCAATGTACGAGTTCTCCAGAGTTTGTTAGTCAACTTGGTGGAATGCTTTCATCGGGGAACGTAATGGGCCTACACTTAGTTTCGATGGGGTGCGAAAGTATTGAAATCGACAAACTAGAGGGCATTGCATTAGCTCTTGGTATTGATGTACAGCGGAGCTCTGTTCAATCGTCTGGAAGTGTTGATCAGTTAATATTTGGAATAAGTAAACATATTCATTCCTTTGAAAGGTCTATCCAGAAATTGGAGAGAGAAGCAGTCGAATGGGGTGATGTGGTGCTAGGTATTAATTGTGGAGGCTCAGATTATACGAATAGTATTGTGTCTAACCCTTTTTTAGGGCGAGTGGTAGAAGCTATTATTAATCTGGGGGCGAGGGTAATTGCTAGTGAGCCAGTTGAGTTGATTGGTTTGGAGTCTCAGATCAAAGAAAAATGCTCTAACGATAAGGTATTTAAAAAAATTTTTAGTAAAATTCAGCAAGAACAGGAAGATCTTTTATTGAGTGGTCAACTGAACTCTGTAATGGTGGAAGGTAATTTTTCTGGTGGGTTGACAACAATCGAAGAAAAGGCTGCTGGTTCTTACTCAAAATTTTCGTCGTCAATTATCGTAGATGCTTTGTCTGTTGAAAGAGGTTACGCCGAAAAGGTCGGTAACAAACCTGGGGTTTATTTTCAATTGGGGACGCACCAGGAACCTCAAGTAATTACCTTAATGTCTGCCGCCGGGGCTCAAGGAGTATTGTTTTCTACTGGTCGAGGTGGTGTTTTTAATCATCCATTTTGTCCAGTATTTTCATTTTGTGGGAACAAAGAAACCTGTAAAAGTATGAAGGGAATGTTTGATTTTCCAGTAGTCTTCGAGGATTTGCATTCGACTGAGTCTTTAGATCGAGCTATAGGTATGATTGCAGAATGGTTGTCAGGGATCGAATCAATATCTGAGTCAAACTGCTTAGATAGTTTTGACTTTTATTATAAACGGTAA